In the Pseudanabaena sp. PCC 7367 genome, one interval contains:
- a CDS encoding tetratricopeptide repeat protein, translating to MTQKRSAKRWIINGVLIIVTMSFLGISLAPMIGAIFTPSHDQANQNSPEATTREETTRKQIEGYEAVLEREPKNQTALRGLVELRSQLGDFEGAIGPLQTLAEINPDEPGYRLILARTYMQIDKRDAAVNEYRTILTTKPGNVEALSNLVELELEDERPEAAIGVLKDTLTTAETANKIEPGTVDTATVLWILGELYRTQGRYEEALTSYDKIDTIDDQDFRPLVGRAQIQRSLGNENEAQTLFADAAAKAPAQLKDRINQLASAPSSITEGTENNTESAESNDSSESTESASESASESTSPETTNGEQ from the coding sequence GTGACACAAAAACGTTCAGCTAAACGATGGATTATCAATGGTGTATTAATTATCGTTACCATGTCTTTCCTTGGCATCTCTTTGGCTCCCATGATTGGTGCAATTTTTACGCCTAGTCATGACCAGGCCAACCAAAATAGTCCTGAAGCTACTACCCGCGAGGAAACAACCAGAAAGCAAATTGAAGGTTATGAGGCCGTCCTGGAGCGTGAGCCCAAGAACCAGACTGCCCTGCGAGGCTTGGTGGAGCTACGATCGCAACTTGGGGATTTTGAAGGTGCGATCGGCCCATTGCAAACCCTGGCCGAAATTAACCCCGATGAACCTGGCTATCGCTTAATCTTGGCTCGAACCTACATGCAAATAGACAAGCGGGATGCGGCGGTTAATGAATATCGTACTATATTAACCACAAAACCGGGTAATGTGGAAGCCCTCAGTAATCTGGTTGAATTGGAGCTAGAGGACGAACGCCCTGAAGCTGCGATCGGTGTGCTCAAGGATACCCTGACTACGGCGGAAACCGCCAATAAGATCGAGCCAGGCACAGTTGATACGGCTACGGTGTTGTGGATCTTAGGCGAACTATATCGCACCCAGGGGCGCTACGAAGAAGCTCTAACTAGCTACGACAAAATCGACACGATCGATGATCAAGACTTTAGACCCTTGGTTGGTCGAGCCCAGATCCAGCGATCGCTTGGCAACGAGAATGAGGCTCAAACTTTGTTTGCTGATGCTGCCGCCAAAGCCCCAGCCCAGCTTAAGGATCGGATTAATCAGCTAGCGTCCGCGCCTAGTTCGATTACTGAAGGCACTGAGAACAATACTGAGAGTGCTGAGAGTAATGATAGTAGCGAGTCTACTGAATCTGCGTCTGAATCTGCGTCTGAATCCACGTCGCCAGAGACCACCAATGGTGAACAATAA
- a CDS encoding DNA gyrase/topoisomerase IV subunit A — protein sequence MAKRSKQLNLLASEAPQGQIIPTSLYSEMQQSYLEYAMSVIVGRALPDVRDGLKPVHRRIIFAMHELGLVPDRPYRKCARVVGDVLGKYHPHGDQSVYDALVRLVQDFSSRYPLLAGHGNFGSVDNDPAAAMRYTECRLAPVGHEALLSNINEDVIDFTDNFDGSQQEPLVLPAQLPMLLLNGAAGIAVGMATNIPPHNLSEVVDGLIALIDRPHLADAELFKLIPGPDFPTGGLIIENAGIHDAYTKGRGSITIRGIASVETVRGKGRRSRVAIIVTELPYQVNKAAWIEKIADLANNNKLDGISDIRDESDRTGMRVVIELKKEVNPEVMLEQLYRQTALQMNFGAIMLALSGSQPKQMPLRDILQEFISFREETLTRRYRYELNQAQDRLHIVEGLVTVLAAIDEVIQIIRTSADTATAKASLADRYALSDTQTSAILAMPLRRLTGMEQQNLHDEMVELGETIAKLSVLLGDRHELLKSLKKDLRQLKKKHGDERRTRIISLADVANNGHGDDGEPELSLSGMLELPPEDALVQLNHKGYIKRLDPDSRSAKTAMSQASADDLPIATYQTRTDEDLIVLTAEAKAFTLPVSDIPLSRTARSKGTPLITLLPDAVDQIVTQLAWDRQAETDASLVMLTKQAKIKRSPLTEFSGINSRGLIAAKLKDKDALFWAEVLGQDQQMAIATSGGRVLRLMTDEEQIPTLSRTAIGNQAMRLGRAESLAGVAAFNLETTPELLLITAKGYAKRVRASSIRLATRGNIGTQAISYKVKGDSLIAIMAIATETEMAVTLLVSGAGDNPETRLVQIELAKIPLEPANGQGKAIAKLAKDEHVAQVALLG from the coding sequence ATGGCAAAGCGGTCAAAACAATTGAATCTCCTCGCTTCGGAAGCACCCCAAGGACAGATTATCCCTACATCTTTGTACTCAGAGATGCAGCAATCCTACCTTGAGTATGCAATGAGCGTAATTGTGGGGCGGGCTTTGCCAGATGTGCGCGATGGCCTCAAGCCAGTGCATCGGCGGATCATTTTTGCCATGCATGAGCTGGGACTGGTGCCCGATCGCCCCTACCGCAAATGTGCCAGGGTGGTCGGTGATGTGTTGGGTAAATACCATCCCCACGGCGATCAATCGGTCTATGATGCGCTGGTGCGATTGGTGCAGGATTTTTCCAGTCGTTATCCACTGTTGGCGGGGCATGGCAACTTTGGCTCGGTAGACAATGACCCAGCGGCGGCAATGCGCTACACTGAATGCCGTTTAGCCCCGGTTGGCCATGAAGCCCTGCTCAGCAACATCAACGAAGACGTAATTGATTTTACCGATAACTTTGATGGCTCCCAGCAGGAACCGCTGGTTTTGCCAGCCCAGTTGCCCATGCTGTTGCTCAATGGTGCAGCGGGGATCGCAGTGGGGATGGCCACTAATATTCCGCCCCATAACCTCTCTGAAGTGGTGGATGGTTTGATTGCCCTGATCGATCGCCCCCATTTGGCTGATGCTGAATTATTTAAACTAATCCCTGGCCCTGATTTTCCCACCGGTGGCTTGATTATTGAGAATGCTGGTATCCATGATGCCTACACCAAAGGTCGAGGTAGCATTACGATCCGGGGCATCGCCAGCGTTGAGACAGTGCGCGGTAAGGGCAGGCGATCGCGGGTGGCGATTATTGTAACCGAGTTGCCCTATCAGGTGAATAAGGCGGCCTGGATCGAAAAGATCGCCGATCTGGCCAATAACAACAAGCTAGATGGCATTTCTGATATTCGGGACGAAAGCGATCGCACCGGGATGCGAGTGGTAATCGAGCTCAAAAAAGAAGTCAATCCAGAGGTGATGCTAGAGCAGTTATATCGCCAGACTGCTTTGCAGATGAACTTTGGCGCAATCATGCTGGCGCTGAGTGGTTCCCAGCCCAAGCAAATGCCCCTGCGGGATATTTTGCAAGAATTTATTAGTTTCCGCGAAGAAACCCTCACCCGTCGCTATCGCTATGAACTGAATCAGGCTCAGGATCGCCTGCATATTGTTGAAGGGCTGGTTACGGTTCTAGCCGCGATCGATGAAGTAATTCAAATTATTCGCACCAGTGCCGACACTGCAACTGCCAAAGCGAGTTTAGCCGATCGCTATGCGCTTTCGGATACCCAAACCAGCGCGATTCTGGCGATGCCGTTGCGCCGCTTGACCGGAATGGAGCAACAAAATCTGCATGATGAAATGGTTGAATTGGGCGAGACGATCGCCAAACTGTCAGTTTTACTGGGCGATCGCCATGAGTTGCTCAAAAGCCTCAAAAAAGATTTGCGTCAACTCAAGAAAAAACATGGTGATGAGCGGCGAACCCGGATTATATCCCTGGCGGATGTGGCTAATAATGGTCATGGTGATGATGGTGAGCCAGAGTTGAGTTTATCCGGCATGTTGGAGTTGCCACCGGAAGATGCCTTAGTCCAGCTCAATCATAAGGGCTATATCAAACGGCTTGATCCCGATAGCCGATCGGCCAAAACAGCAATGTCCCAGGCTAGCGCCGATGATCTGCCGATCGCCACCTATCAAACCCGCACCGATGAAGATTTAATTGTGCTGACCGCTGAGGCCAAAGCTTTTACTCTGCCGGTGAGTGATATTCCGCTCAGTCGCACTGCTCGCAGCAAGGGCACGCCATTAATTACATTGCTGCCAGATGCAGTGGATCAAATTGTGACTCAATTGGCCTGGGATCGCCAAGCCGAAACCGATGCCAGCCTGGTAATGTTGACCAAGCAAGCCAAAATTAAGCGATCGCCTCTGACCGAATTTAGTGGTATTAATTCCCGTGGTTTGATTGCAGCCAAGCTCAAGGACAAAGATGCGCTCTTCTGGGCTGAGGTGCTCGGCCAAGATCAGCAAATGGCGATCGCTACCAGTGGTGGTCGGGTGTTGCGATTGATGACCGATGAAGAACAAATTCCTACCCTTTCGCGCACCGCGATCGGCAATCAGGCCATGCGCCTCGGTCGGGCTGAATCGTTGGCTGGGGTGGCGGCGTTTAATTTGGAAACTACTCCTGAGTTGCTGCTGATCACCGCCAAAGGATACGCCAAACGGGTCAGAGCCAGTTCGATCCGCCTTGCCACCAGGGGCAACATTGGCACTCAGGCGATCTCCTACAAAGTTAAAGGTGACTCGCTAATCGCAATTATGGCGATCGCCACTGAAACTGAGATGGCTGTTACTTTATTAGTGAGTGGTGCGGGCGATAACCCAGAGACTAGATTGGTGCAAATTGAGCTGGCTAAAATTCCGCTGGAACCAGCCAATGGCCAGGGCAAGGCGATCGCTAAGCTGGCCAAGGATGAACATGTGGCTCAGGTCGCACTTTTAGGCTAG
- a CDS encoding Calx-beta domain-containing protein — protein MATGELANSFNFIDGGADNDFIDGGGDADCIRGFNGLDTVRGFDGNDNINGNTGNDCINGNKGEDTLFGGQGNDTAFGGQGNDLIFGNLGDDVLFGDRGADTLTGGDGIDAFAIGDGTGGSTIQEADVITDFRRGTDEIWLITDLDPESNLDVVLNDAFNNLIFDEINGDTVITAMDTGERLAVLQGFTGGLSIEDFEVARVPKEIFPPGQDPRIDGSGSGTDGGSGGGTDSGTDGGSGTDGGTDGGTDGGTNGFTDGGTDSGTDGGTDSGGSSGGSDPTPVVSITATDDTATEGADNATFTVTRTGDTTDPLEVSFTIGGTAVNGTDYTEITTIIVPAGESSVDVTVEPIDDALVEGTETVSIALEEDASYNVDGSDDAATVEILDDEEFTVSVTAIDDVAAESGNPPQSTGTFRVTRTGGTNGDLEVTLQIDGTATNGADYDTIDTTVTIPDGQTFVDIAVEPIDDINTGETPAESVVVSVVDGVNYVPAGVAATVNIDDNDAPDATDFTFNSIFGGANERIAGQAGNDDLSGGGGVDSLVGNNGNDMLMGDNGGDILLGGLGNDTLEGGLGSDDLNGNGGSDLFIYSNLGELTTNPNSSDVIRLFEDNIDLLQIDSSIGTAFGNAAGEINADTLLGDAIVYIENGVAGYDGTETIVALLDNFLAANFSGADISFV, from the coding sequence ATGGCAACTGGCGAACTAGCAAATAGCTTCAACTTTATTGATGGTGGTGCCGACAACGATTTTATTGACGGTGGCGGTGATGCCGATTGTATTCGTGGGTTCAATGGACTAGACACGGTGCGTGGCTTTGATGGCAATGACAACATCAATGGCAACACAGGCAACGACTGCATCAATGGTAATAAGGGGGAAGATACTCTCTTTGGTGGTCAGGGTAACGATACTGCCTTTGGCGGCCAGGGCAATGATTTGATTTTTGGTAATTTGGGTGATGATGTCTTGTTTGGCGATCGCGGTGCCGATACATTAACTGGTGGCGATGGCATTGATGCCTTTGCGATCGGTGATGGCACTGGTGGCAGCACGATCCAGGAAGCCGATGTAATCACTGATTTCCGTAGGGGTACTGATGAAATCTGGTTGATTACTGATTTAGACCCAGAGAGTAACCTGGATGTAGTCCTCAATGATGCCTTTAATAATTTGATCTTTGATGAGATCAATGGTGATACCGTGATCACGGCAATGGATACGGGCGAAAGACTGGCGGTGTTGCAGGGCTTTACTGGTGGTTTGTCGATCGAAGATTTTGAAGTAGCACGGGTACCGAAGGAAATCTTTCCCCCCGGACAAGACCCACGCATTGATGGCAGTGGTAGCGGCACTGACGGCGGTTCTGGCGGTGGTACAGATAGTGGCACCGATGGCGGTAGTGGCACAGATGGCGGCACTGACGGTGGTACAGATGGCGGCACCAATGGCTTTACTGACGGTGGCACTGATAGTGGCACTGATGGTGGCACTGACAGTGGTGGTTCCAGTGGTGGTAGTGATCCTACTCCCGTGGTCTCAATCACTGCTACAGATGATACGGCCACCGAAGGCGCTGATAATGCTACCTTTACGGTTACTCGGACAGGTGATACTACCGATCCGCTAGAGGTTAGTTTTACGATCGGTGGTACGGCAGTTAATGGCACTGACTATACCGAAATTACGACAATTATTGTTCCGGCAGGTGAATCATCGGTAGATGTTACCGTTGAGCCGATCGATGATGCTCTGGTGGAAGGCACCGAAACTGTTTCGATCGCCCTGGAAGAAGATGCTAGCTATAACGTTGATGGCAGTGATGATGCGGCTACGGTTGAAATTCTTGATGATGAAGAATTTACAGTGAGCGTCACGGCGATCGATGATGTCGCAGCAGAATCTGGCAATCCTCCCCAAAGCACTGGTACTTTCCGCGTTACCCGCACTGGCGGCACCAACGGCGATCTGGAAGTGACCTTGCAAATTGATGGTACGGCAACCAATGGCGCTGACTATGACACGATTGATACCACAGTTACAATCCCTGATGGTCAAACCTTTGTGGATATTGCGGTGGAGCCGATCGATGATATTAACACGGGCGAAACTCCCGCTGAAAGTGTGGTTGTTTCGGTGGTTGATGGCGTGAATTATGTGCCTGCTGGCGTAGCAGCAACCGTTAATATTGATGATAACGATGCCCCCGATGCCACTGATTTCACCTTCAACAGTATCTTTGGTGGTGCAAACGAGCGGATCGCTGGCCAGGCCGGCAATGATGATCTATCCGGTGGCGGTGGTGTTGATTCGCTGGTTGGTAATAATGGCAACGACATGCTGATGGGTGATAATGGCGGCGATATTTTGCTTGGTGGCCTGGGTAATGACACCCTCGAAGGCGGTCTGGGTAGCGATGATCTGAATGGCAATGGTGGCTCTGATTTGTTTATCTACAGCAATTTAGGTGAACTGACCACTAATCCCAACAGCTCAGATGTGATTCGTCTTTTTGAAGACAATATTGATCTGCTCCAGATTGATTCATCGATCGGTACTGCCTTTGGCAATGCGGCTGGTGAGATTAATGCCGATACTCTTCTTGGCGATGCGATCGTCTACATCGAGAATGGTGTTGCAGGCTATGATGGCACCGAAACGATCGTGGCTCTTTTGGATAACTTCCTGGCGGCCAACTTCAGTGGCGCAGATATTAGCTTTGTCTAG